TTGCACCCATGAAGCCCCAGCAAGCACACTCTCGCTATGGCAAAAAATCGACCTTTCCGATTCGGAATTCAGGCCACTGGTACCTACAGCCGTGCCGAATGGACTGAGCTGGCCAAAGCGGTCGAAGACACGGGGGCCTCAACACTCACCATCGCCGATCACTTTGACCAACAAATGGCACCCTTCACCGCTTTGATGGCCGCTGCCGATGCCACCACCACGCTGCGGTTAGGAACGGTGGTTATCTGTAACGATTTCCGCCACCCGGCCATCGTTGCCAAAGAGGCCGCAACCCTTGATCTACTTTCAAACGGCCGATTCGAGCTGGGCCTAGGCGCAGGCTGGTTGACGAGCGACTACCAACAAGTCGGACTTCGCCTCGAGCGGCCTTCCCTTCGAATTGAACGACTTAGTGAAGCAATTATGCTAATTAAAACCTTGTTTCAAACAGAACCTGTTCATTTCTCAGGAAAACATTACCAAGTGGATGGTTTGGTTAACTCGCCATCACCGGTACAGGCCCCACACCCACCAATAATGGTGGGGGGTGGAGGTGAAAAAATTCTTCGCTTAGCAGCCCGCGAAGCCAACATTGTGGCCCTCAACATCGATCTTCGCTCGGGAGCCATCGATGAAAACGCCGGGCCAAGCGCCACAAGTCGCGCCACCACCCAAAAACTTGATTGGATCAAAGAAAGTGCCGGCGACCGCTACCGCGAATTAGAGCTGCAGGTACGCGTACACCTGGCAGAAGTCACCAACGATCGCCAAGCCATAGCCGAGCTATTGGCGCCAGCATTCGGGTTAAGCACCGATGAAGCCCTGGTCACGCCTCATGCTCTGGTGGGCTCCACCGAAGAGATTGTTGAACAACTTCTGCGCCAACGAGAAGAGTGGGACATCAGCTACATTGGCCTCTCGGCTGATGCTCTAGAAAAATTGGCACCGGTGATAACGGCCCTTGCCGGGACTTAGACACCAACGGTGCCCCGAATGGTCACCCAACCAACTAAGGCCTTCGTTGCTAACACAAGGCGCTGGTGTGATCGGGCGTCAGGCTATGCAAAGGCCGCGATGGCGTGTGAGGGCTTAACCATCTTCTAACCCACTTTGGTGTGCCAAGTGACCTTTAGCCCTACCGCTTGATTAGTAGCGCAAGGCAACATCGATTCATGGTTGCCATCCAAAACGCTCAAATCGGACCTTGGTTCCGACGCCATCCGAGCATGGCGATATGGGCTACCACCGCTCTTTTTTGTGCTGTCTTCGCACTTCAGTGGGCGACTGCTGATGTGAATGATGCCGTTACCGTACTCTTTGTTTTCCCCATCGCCCTAGTGGCCTTGGCCTTTGGGGTGCAAGCTGGGGTGGGTTCAGCCTTCATCGGTGTGGCCCTAATGGCTATTTGGGTTTGGTTAAGTGACGTGCATATGCCCGCTTTGGGTTGGGCAGCACGAATTTTACCCATGCTTTTGTTGGGTTTCTTGATTGGCCATGCCTCGGATATGCAACGCCGAGCAGAAATCCTCGAGACCGACCTGGCGGTTTCGAGAGAACGCCAACGCGACGCCGCTGAAATCAACGACACCCTGGTGCAAAGTTTGGTGGTTGCTAAATGGAAGCTGGAAGCCGGTGATGTAGACGCTGGCATTGAAATGATTGAAACCACCATCCACGACGCCGAAGCCCTAGTGGCCTCACTGCTTGGTGGCTTAAGGTTGTCTTCGCACGATCGGATGCAAACGAAACCTCAAGAAGTGGTTCGCCACGGCGATTAATTTCGCTTATTCCCATTCAATGGTGCCGGGCGGCTTAGGCGTAATGTCATAAACTACTCGGTTCACGCCAGGTACCTCGGCGGTGATGCGATTCGACATTTGAGCTAGCAACTCGGGCGCCAAGGGAACCCACGCTGCTCGCATCGCATCGCTGCTGGTCACAGCTCGAATCACTATCGGATGTCCATAGGTTCGTTCGTCGTTCGTCATGCCAACCGAACGCACATCGGCCAGAAGCACAGCGAAGGCCTGCCAAATCTCGCGTTCAAGGCCCGCGTCTTTAACAACCTCACGCACTATGGCATCAGCTGAGCGCAACATGTCAGCGCGTTCTTGGGTGACTTCACCCACAATCCTTACGCCCAAACCTGGGCCTGGAAACGGCTGGCGCCACACAATCTCATCGGGCAAGCCAAGCTCGGTCCCAACAGCCCGAACCTCATCTTTGAACAACCAGCGCAGAGGTTCAACCAGTTCGAAGTCGATATCCTCGGGCAGACCGCCCACATTGTGATGCGATTTTACTTTGGCACCGCTGCCACTTCCCGACTCGATAACGTCGGGATAAACCGTCCCCTGCACCAAGAATTTGGCATCTTCAACACCACCGGCAGCTTCTTCAAAAATTCGAATGAACAGCTCGCCAATTATCTTGCGTTTCGTTTCGGGCTCGGTCACACCTTCCAAAGCCGCGTAAAAACGGTCAGCGGCACGGACGTGTTGAAGCTCAATACCTTGGTTGCGTTGAAACGTTTCAACCACCTGGTCGGATTCGCCCTCACGCATCAACCCGGTGTCCACGTACACACACGTCAGCTGCGGGCCGACTGCTTGATGTACCAGCGCCGCCGCGACTGCCGAGTCGACACCACCAGAAAGTGCACAGATCACACGAGACGAACCGACCTGCGCGCTGATGGCTTCAATTTCGGTATTGATGATGTTCTTGGCGATCCATTCCGGTCGACAACCCGCTTCTTGGAACAGAAACGTTTCGATGTGTGCCTGAAGCTCAGCTTCGAATTCAGCGGTCGCCGCCGCATGCTCCGCCGAAGCTGTCTGGAAGAAAGGCTGCTCGGCCAGGTTCAAGACCGCTACCCCAAGGTCAGCCAACATCAGCCAATCGTTCGGTACTTCGCCACTTAGAATGACTGCTTTCGGTGCCAGAGCAGCCAACGACCCTAAGCTTTCCGGAGGGGGTATAACAGCGCTAAAAACCTTGGCGTTACGAACGCAGCGAGCCACTAATTGGGTGTGTGGCGAACCCAGTTCAACAACAAGTACCGAATCGTATTGCGGGTAAGAAGGTGTCATAAGCGGTAGTTCGGCGCTTCTTTCGTAATAATGACGTCGTGGGGATGGCTTTCTCGCAAGCTAGCACCAGTGATTCGAATGAATTGACCGTTGCGCTTTA
The sequence above is drawn from the Acidimicrobiia bacterium genome and encodes:
- a CDS encoding TIGR03621 family F420-dependent LLM class oxidoreductase gives rise to the protein MAKNRPFRFGIQATGTYSRAEWTELAKAVEDTGASTLTIADHFDQQMAPFTALMAAADATTTLRLGTVVICNDFRHPAIVAKEAATLDLLSNGRFELGLGAGWLTSDYQQVGLRLERPSLRIERLSEAIMLIKTLFQTEPVHFSGKHYQVDGLVNSPSPVQAPHPPIMVGGGGEKILRLAAREANIVALNIDLRSGAIDENAGPSATSRATTQKLDWIKESAGDRYRELELQVRVHLAEVTNDRQAIAELLAPAFGLSTDEALVTPHALVGSTEEIVEQLLRQREEWDISYIGLSADALEKLAPVITALAGT